The following nucleotide sequence is from bacterium.
CTTTGGCTCAGCCCATACGCAGTGAACAGCGTCTGTGCATGTCCCCTTGACCTCACACTTAGCGCTCTAATGCGGGGGAGCGCTCAGCTCCCCATCATCCTTCTCCTCCTTCTGAGGGGCGTAACCGCACCCCCCCTTGACGGCCATGCCCCCTGACCTGCTTGACCTGTAGTCTGCTGACACTACTTCAGGAGCAGAGCGTCCGCGGAGCTTACAGGAGCAGTCATTGGGGACCGAGAATCCCTATCGCGGCCCAATGAGAGATACCACTTCAGATTCTCACGAGGCCATATCAGGAGCATGGGGTATTCATTTGCGTGAGAAATTTTTGCGGGTGAAATTCTACCTCTCTCACGGCGGCCTACTTGCTTGCCACTAGAGCGAAACTACGGGGATCGCTATTTTTCTGGTTGTGTCGGTAAGGGCGTTTGATGGTGTTCAGGAAGGGATTTGTGGCGTTTCTCGGCTGGTTTTCACTGTTTTGGGGAGATGCTCGGCGAACATCATTGATGTTCTAGCTCGAGCATACTATCCGGGGATGTGCTCGTCAACGTAGTGTAACCGTCTGTGACACCCCCCCCTCGCAAGGAAGTGGAGCGAAGCGGAACGTGGAAGCGCTAGCGCCTCACTCGGCTCACCTACAACCTTGAAGGAGCGTGGGAGAAGTCTTATCAATCAACAGTCAATCGAGTAATCCACCCCACGGGGAAGAGGCCGTCTTCAACTCGTCCTACTGACGGCGTATTTCTCGCTTCTGGGCACTATCTGACTGCGATGCTGACGAGCCACGCGAGGGCCGCGCTTTCTGTGAGGACGAGGAGCCATGCAAGAATGTTAGTGATGCGATCGATGGTTGTGTTCATTTCACGTTCTTCTCTCTTAGGTTTTTTTGCTCGGTTTGGACAGGGTTGGACACAGTTATTGCCCTTTTTCGGAAAGTCCCCTCATGAAGAAGAATCCTGGAAGGTTTCCGAAAAACACTGTTAACCCTGTCCAACCCTGTCCCAACTTCATTTGAGTCGTAGCCCAAAATAGACTGTTTGGCGGCTGTTAGAGGCACTTGAGTGTGGGCGCTGTTTGTCAAAGTCGTATCGGTTGAGTTGTATGCCAAAAGCAGTGGAAGTTAGGAGATTCGCGTCCATTTCGTGGGCAAATTCGTCGTAATTGGCATACAATTTCTCAGCAGTTTCTTTGTAGCCGGCGCCGCGCTCACAATGTTCTCTGAGCCAGACCTCGAGCGGGTTGGAGTCGAGCTCGAACTGGCGGGTGATGTCCTTAACTGACTTCGGGATGGCGAGGCCATTTGTGAGCAGCTTGACAGCACCTCGGACGGCCCAGGCTAGGATGCCGGCGCTTTCAGCTCGATAGAGGGTGTTCCAATACTTCTCAACTCGACCCTGTTCTGGGACCTGGTTCAGAAAGTTGATCCGCAGGATGCGCCGCCAGGTTGCCCAGCTGGTATCAGCAATTCTGGGCTCGTGGTTACTACAGACCACGAAAGTTGCGACAGGCGTGAACTCAAAGTTCTCTCGATATATCTGCCGGGCGCTGACCGTGCTTCCATCGCAAAGACCGTTAAGCAGTCCTGTATTGAGCGCTCTTGCGCCGAATTCGTTGGCATCAACAAACCGTTTGCCCTGCAGGTCTGCGACTTCATAAACTTCGCGGTCATGGTGATATTGAAGGGTCTTCTTGTCGATGTGTTTGGCATAACCTGAAGCCCCGCTCCCCAAGATGAGTTTCATGGCCTCAACAATTGTGGTTTTGCCGTTGGCTCCCTTGCCGAGGAAGAGCCACCAGCATTGCTGATCAGCGTTGCCGACTAGCATATAACCACATACTCGTTGGATATGTTCAATGAGCGCCTCGTTGCCGCTGAAGCAGAATGCAAGGTGCTTGAGCCAGAGCGTGCACTGGGCGGTATGGTCGTATGTTGTTGGTGCGATCTGCGTCATCTTAAAGGCTGGATCGTGCTTGCGAAGCTGGCCGGTGCGTAGATCGACAATGCCGTTCTGGACATTCAGCAGTTCGGGGTGTTGGTCGAACTCATTCTCCTCAATCAGGATGTCGGGCAGGACCGTTGCGAGTTCCAAACTGTTGGCGATATTCGAGCGTTTTTCGGAGGAGAACGCCCACTTGACCAGTGCCTTTTGCCTGTCAGGATCACTCTCTTGGGCGGAAGCAAGAAGTTGCGTTGGTCCGACCCGCTGCACAAGAGCAAACGCCTCGGCATGAGCATCACGCCGCCAGCGTTTGC
It contains:
- a CDS encoding phage/plasmid primase, P4 family — its product is MSHASPIDLHWVSMPILAGRKAPPLLDKWQARDPAELHSVLEQWADRCNIAFRLDGCLCLDPDTPSAETFLKTLELPPTLTIRTWRGHLNRLYLPPAGIPLKSQKVVAGDISIDVKAGHSAYVLGPGSHVHLDGQKGDYQWVPGLGPTDIEMATLPMPTWQKIMSLIDKGKAKCPVKSPETIHEGQRNDTLFRLASLLRHKNLAPEAILAALQAENQSKCSPPLPEAEVQGIANSAANYAPAPAVPEAHRPKAFRLSAETAQELNALHTTELGNAYRFQLLTRGLVRWTKQSAWLVWDGKRWRRDAHAEAFALVQRVGPTQLLASAQESDPDRQKALVKWAFSSEKRSNIANSLELATVLPDILIEENEFDQHPELLNVQNGIVDLRTGQLRKHDPAFKMTQIAPTTYDHTAQCTLWLKHLAFCFSGNEALIEHIQRVCGYMLVGNADQQCWWLFLGKGANGKTTIVEAMKLILGSGASGYAKHIDKKTLQYHHDREVYEVADLQGKRFVDANEFGARALNTGLLNGLCDGSTVSARQIYRENFEFTPVATFVVCSNHEPRIADTSWATWRRILRINFLNQVPEQGRVEKYWNTLYRAESAGILAWAVRGAVKLLTNGLAIPKSVKDITRQFELDSNPLEVWLREHCERGAGYKETAEKLYANYDEFAHEMDANLLTSTAFGIQLNRYDFDKQRPHSSASNSRQTVYFGLRLK